Proteins encoded by one window of Agelaius phoeniceus isolate bAgePho1 chromosome 3, bAgePho1.hap1, whole genome shotgun sequence:
- the TTL gene encoding tubulin--tyrosine ligase, producing MYTFVVRDEGSSVYTEVSRLLLASGQWRRLRRDNPRFNLMLGERNRLPFGRLGHEPGLVQLVNYYRGADKLCRKASLVKLIKTSPELSESCTWFPESYVIYPTNLKTPVAPAQNGIRHLINNSRTDEREVFLAAYNRRREGKEGNVWIAKSSAGAKGEGILISSEASELLDFIDEQGQVHVIQKYLENPLLLEPGHRKFDIRSWVLVDHQYNIYLYREGVLRTSSEPYNSANFQDKTCHLTNHCIQKEYSKNYGRYEEGNEMFFEEFNQYLMDALNTTLENSILLQIKHIIRSCLMCIEPAISTKHLHYQSFQLFGFDFMVDEELKVWLIEVNGAPACAQKLYAELCQGIVDVAISSVFPLSDTGQKMSQSSSIFIKL from the exons atGTACACCTTCGTGGTGCGGGACGAGGGCAGCAGCGTGTACACCGAGGTGAGccggctgctgctggccagcgggCAGTGGCGGCGCCTCCGCAGGGACAACCCCCGCTTCAACCTGATGCTGGGCGAGAGGAACCGGCTCCCCTTCGGCAGGCTGG GCCATGAACCTGGACTTGTGCAGCTGGTGAATTACTACAGGGGAGCAGACAAGCTGTGCCGCAAAGCATCTCTGGTGAA GCTCATCAAGACAAGCCCTGAGCTGTCAGAGTCCTGCACGTGGTTCCCTGAGTCATATGTGATTTACCCAACAAACCTGAAGACCCCGGTGGCTCCAGCCCAGAACGGGATTCGCCATCTCATAAACAACTCAAGGACAGATGAGCGGGAAGTGTTCCTGGCAGCCTACAACAGGCGGCGGGAAGGCAAAGAGGGCAACGTGTGGATAGCCAAGTCCTCTGCTGGTGCCAAAG gggaggggatCCTGATTTCTTCAGAGGCTTCAGAGCTCCTGGACTTCATCGATGAGCAGGGACAGGTGCACGTGATTCAGAAGTACCTGGAGAATCCTCTACTTTTAGAGCCAGGGCATCGCAAGTTTGACATCAG GAGCTGGGTTCTCGTGGATCATCAATATAATATCTACCTCTACAGAGAGGGTGTCCTGCGGACCTCTTCAGAACCATATAACAGTGCTAACTTCCAGGACAAAACCTGCCACTTGACCAATCACTGCATTCAGAAGGAATATTCCAAAAACTACGGGCGCTATGAGGAAGGGAATGAAATGTTCTTCGAGGAGTTCAACCAGTATCTGATGGATGCCCTGAACACAACGCTTGAGAATAGCATCTTACTGCAAATCAAACACATAATAAG AAGCTGCCTTATGTGTATAGAGCCTGCAATCAGCACGAAGCATCTTCACTACCAGAGCTTCCAGCTCTTTGGCTTTGACTTCATGGTGGATGAGGAGCTGAAGGTCTGGCTAATAGAAGTCAATGGGGCCCCAGCATGTGCCCA GAAGCTGTATGCAGAGCTCTGCCAAGGAATTGTGGATGTAGCCATCTCCAGCGTTTTTCCCCTCAGTGACACTGGGCAGAAGATGAGCCAGTCATCCTCGATCTTCATCAAGCTGTGA